The following are encoded together in the Mesoterricola sediminis genome:
- the dnaN gene encoding DNA polymerase III subunit beta: MNFQIQVSKERLDKTLGILKHALERRVTLPILQHVLVEVVDHEMVLKATDMELAFEATVPVEGNGNRVVAIPGKKFVETVKAYPDGLLTLEWPDTGNRIWLRAKGFNSEHNIQPGEGFPELPRPEAGLPSVTVPSNLFRRAISLGSISVSKDATKPTLSGVLLHLGKSFIRVVSTDGFRLAVVEVPLETGLETDARIIVPRRALDLLPSSLGDEGQLTLTWDERSLFMDQPGLKFSTRRVTGNYPAYEKVLPSELPRRVIVDREDFLRTLRVVGLKKDDYNKNVRLFFEFPNLRVFFQHPDEGVNQGTLSFTGEEQPLELAFNIDYLTELLERIPGEEVVYQFKDDVGQGIFMSPSIEDMSFRYILMPVKFANPS, translated from the coding sequence ATGAACTTCCAAATACAGGTTTCCAAGGAACGTCTTGATAAGACGCTCGGGATTCTCAAGCACGCCCTGGAGAGGCGGGTCACCCTGCCCATCCTCCAGCACGTCCTTGTGGAGGTCGTGGACCACGAGATGGTGCTCAAGGCCACCGACATGGAGCTGGCCTTCGAGGCGACCGTGCCGGTGGAGGGCAACGGCAACCGCGTCGTCGCCATCCCGGGCAAGAAGTTCGTGGAGACGGTGAAGGCCTATCCGGACGGCCTGCTGACCCTGGAGTGGCCCGATACGGGCAACCGGATCTGGCTGCGGGCCAAGGGCTTCAACTCCGAGCACAACATCCAGCCCGGCGAGGGCTTCCCCGAGCTGCCCCGCCCCGAGGCGGGCCTCCCCAGCGTCACGGTGCCCTCCAACCTCTTCCGGAGGGCCATCAGCCTCGGTTCCATCTCCGTGAGCAAGGACGCCACCAAGCCCACCCTCTCGGGCGTCCTGCTGCATCTCGGCAAGTCCTTCATCCGCGTCGTGTCCACGGACGGCTTCCGCCTGGCGGTGGTCGAGGTCCCCCTGGAGACCGGCCTGGAGACGGATGCGCGCATCATCGTGCCCCGGCGCGCCCTCGACCTGCTCCCCTCCAGCCTGGGCGACGAGGGCCAGCTCACCCTCACCTGGGACGAGCGCAGCCTGTTCATGGACCAGCCCGGCCTCAAGTTCAGCACCCGCCGCGTGACCGGCAACTACCCGGCCTACGAGAAGGTGCTGCCCTCCGAACTCCCCCGCCGCGTGATCGTGGACCGGGAGGACTTCCTGCGCACCCTCCGCGTCGTCGGCCTGAAGAAGGACGACTACAACAAGAACGTCCGCCTCTTCTTCGAGTTCCCCAACCTGCGGGTCTTCTTCCAGCACCCCGACGAAGGCGTCAACCAGGGCACCCTCAGCTTCACCGGCGAGGAGCAGCCCCTGGAGCTGGCCTTCAACATCGACTACCTCACCGAGCTCCTCGAGCGGATCCCGGGCGAGGAGGTGGTCTATCAGTTCAAGGACGACGTGGGACAGGGCATCTTCATGTCCCCCAGCATCGAGGACATGTCCTTCCGGTACATCCTCATGCCTGTGAAGTTCGCCAACCCGAGCTGA
- the dnaA gene encoding chromosomal replication initiator protein DnaA, which produces MQTNDAQDLWETLRKGLANHLPERTFHDWIEPCRPLSFDGTTLLIQVPSPSARIWIEQQLAEEFHDVLVQCDLASLRLGFMVAGDAKTAPAPAKGRPAVTAPAETPLDSPFPQGFQRYTLDRFVVGPSSQLAFAAANAVVENHGRSNSTLNMNPLFIYGGSGLGKTHLMIGIGKGILAKSPGVKVAYLKVDNFFNELTIAIRAKNTEPMRKKYQQNDLLLLDDVQTLGRMERTQEEIFYILEYLLQYGKQIVITSDKPPQKLEGLHDRLITRCKWGLTADIQPPDFETRVAILRKKLEDEVFKDLPHVPEDVITFIAHKAKGSVRDLEGLLTRVVFQSSFLGVAPSLDVAQQAFMGQTGSEATASISMEKICRTTAETYGISFTDLMKKKSRHQSILLPRQVAMYLTRELTAASFTEIGRNFNDMHHSTVMNAIESVKNRMQKDADFHKLVHSLLNSIQ; this is translated from the coding sequence ACCCTGCGCAAGGGGCTGGCCAATCATCTGCCCGAGCGGACCTTCCACGACTGGATCGAACCGTGCCGGCCCCTCAGCTTCGATGGCACCACCCTCCTGATCCAGGTGCCCTCCCCTTCCGCCCGGATCTGGATCGAGCAGCAGCTCGCCGAGGAGTTCCACGATGTGCTCGTCCAGTGCGACCTGGCCAGCCTCCGGCTGGGCTTCATGGTCGCCGGCGACGCCAAGACCGCCCCGGCTCCGGCCAAGGGCCGCCCCGCCGTCACCGCGCCGGCCGAGACGCCCCTGGACAGCCCCTTCCCCCAGGGCTTCCAGCGCTACACCCTGGACCGCTTCGTCGTGGGCCCCAGCAGCCAGCTGGCCTTCGCCGCCGCCAACGCGGTGGTCGAGAACCACGGGCGGAGCAACTCCACCCTCAACATGAACCCCCTGTTCATCTATGGGGGCTCCGGCCTGGGCAAGACCCACCTGATGATCGGCATCGGCAAGGGCATCCTGGCCAAGTCGCCGGGCGTGAAGGTGGCCTACCTGAAGGTGGACAACTTCTTCAACGAGCTCACCATCGCCATCCGGGCCAAGAACACCGAGCCCATGCGCAAGAAGTACCAGCAGAACGACCTGCTGCTCCTGGACGATGTGCAGACCCTGGGCCGCATGGAGCGCACCCAGGAGGAGATCTTCTACATCCTTGAGTACCTCCTGCAGTACGGAAAGCAGATCGTCATCACCTCGGACAAGCCGCCCCAGAAGCTGGAAGGCTTGCACGACCGCCTCATCACGCGGTGCAAGTGGGGCCTCACGGCGGACATCCAGCCCCCCGACTTCGAGACCCGGGTGGCCATCCTCCGCAAGAAGCTCGAGGACGAGGTCTTCAAGGACCTGCCCCACGTGCCCGAGGACGTCATCACCTTCATCGCCCACAAGGCCAAGGGCAGCGTCCGCGACCTGGAGGGCCTCCTCACCCGCGTCGTCTTCCAGAGCAGCTTCCTGGGCGTCGCGCCCAGCCTGGACGTGGCGCAGCAGGCCTTCATGGGCCAGACGGGCTCCGAGGCCACGGCGTCCATCTCCATGGAGAAGATCTGCCGGACGACGGCGGAGACCTACGGCATCTCCTTCACCGACCTGATGAAGAAGAAGTCCCGGCACCAGAGCATCCTCCTGCCCCGCCAGGTCGCCATGTACCTCACCCGCGAGCTCACGGCGGCGTCCTTCACGGAAATCGGCCGGAATTTCAACGATATGCACCACAGCACGGTGATGAACGCCATCGAGTCCGTGAAGAACCGCATGCAGAAGGATGCTGATTTCCACAAGCTCGTCCACTCCCTCCTGAATAGCATCCAGTGA